A DNA window from Leptolyngbya sp. KIOST-1 contains the following coding sequences:
- a CDS encoding S1 RNA-binding domain-containing protein: MTFSAEDFAKALEAHDYDFQVGSTVRGTVISFASDGATVDIGGKSAAFLPIREAAVRAVTSLEGVLEPGAEYSFQVIRDQDADGQVLLSIRKLQLKQLWDKLAQQAEASEVLEVKVTGYNKGGVTVDVEGLRGFVPRSHLGRSYENLADAVGQRLTVGFLEVNPGANKLVMSARLAARSQVMSTLELGQLIEGTVASLKPFGAFVEFDGISGLLHIKQISKNYVESLPTVLKVGQSVKAVVVGLDPDRNRISLSTKVLEKYPGELLKEPEAVFADAENRLGDVSKVLAESEA, encoded by the coding sequence TTGACTTTTTCCGCCGAAGATTTTGCCAAAGCCCTCGAAGCCCACGATTACGATTTTCAGGTGGGCAGCACCGTGCGGGGTACCGTGATCTCCTTCGCCTCCGACGGGGCAACTGTCGATATTGGCGGTAAGTCGGCGGCCTTCTTGCCCATTCGCGAGGCAGCGGTGCGAGCCGTTACCTCCCTGGAGGGGGTGCTCGAACCCGGCGCTGAGTATTCTTTCCAGGTGATCCGCGACCAGGATGCCGATGGTCAGGTGCTGCTGTCGATTCGCAAGCTCCAGCTCAAGCAGCTGTGGGATAAGCTGGCCCAGCAGGCCGAAGCCAGCGAGGTGCTGGAGGTAAAGGTGACGGGCTACAACAAGGGCGGCGTAACGGTTGACGTGGAGGGGCTGCGCGGGTTTGTGCCGCGATCGCACCTGGGCCGCTCCTACGAAAACTTGGCCGATGCCGTGGGCCAGCGGCTCACCGTGGGCTTCTTGGAGGTCAACCCCGGTGCCAACAAGCTGGTGATGTCGGCCAGGCTGGCCGCCCGCAGCCAGGTAATGAGCACCCTGGAGCTGGGCCAGCTGATCGAGGGCACCGTGGCCAGCCTCAAACCCTTTGGTGCCTTTGTGGAGTTTGACGGCATTAGCGGCTTGCTGCACATCAAGCAAATCAGCAAAAACTACGTCGAGTCGCTGCCCACGGTGCTGAAGGTGGGCCAGTCGGTCAAGGCGGTGGTTGTGGGGCTAGACCCCGATCGCAACCGCATTTCCCTGTCCACCAAAGTGTTGGAAAAGTACCCCGGAGAACTGCTCAAAGAGCCTGAGGCGGTGTTTGCCGACGCCGAAAACCGCCTGGGCGATGTCAGCAAAGTGCTGGCCGAGAGCGAGGCCTAA
- a CDS encoding XdhC family protein has product MVNCFQQLVQALAVGPAVLATVVSVRGSVPREVGAKLVVDATGQAFGTIGGGAGEAKVLHQAEEVLKTGQKQRVEIDLSGAPQRQIEGICGGHMGVWLERWQGEAARDLAKTIVQGLQEGRSLTLVTPFTTDQSPYLAETPIELAPEIAFVETLQPPPTLLIVGAGHVGIQLAKVAHLAGFQIAVQDDRPEWANGELYPQASHVLAEPIEGAIASLSTHQTLYAALVTRGYIYDLEALQHLLQRPIPCRYIGMIGSEKRVKQVYGAIAQTGLPTSKLATVYGPIGLDIGALTPEEIAVSIVAELIMVQRGGTGRSLSEKLRRGMGGG; this is encoded by the coding sequence GTGGTGAACTGTTTTCAACAACTGGTTCAGGCGCTTGCGGTTGGCCCCGCTGTGCTGGCCACTGTGGTGAGTGTGCGGGGGTCAGTGCCGCGCGAAGTGGGAGCCAAGCTGGTGGTCGATGCCACGGGCCAAGCCTTTGGCACCATTGGCGGTGGGGCAGGGGAAGCTAAGGTGCTGCACCAGGCCGAGGAGGTACTGAAAACCGGGCAGAAGCAGAGGGTTGAAATCGACCTGTCGGGGGCACCCCAGCGGCAGATCGAGGGCATCTGCGGTGGCCACATGGGGGTGTGGTTGGAGCGGTGGCAGGGAGAGGCGGCCAGGGATCTGGCCAAGACGATTGTCCAGGGGTTGCAGGAGGGGCGATCGCTCACCCTGGTCACCCCTTTCACCACCGATCAAAGCCCCTACCTGGCCGAGACACCCATCGAACTCGCCCCAGAGATCGCCTTTGTGGAAACCCTGCAACCGCCGCCCACTCTGCTGATCGTCGGCGCGGGCCACGTGGGCATACAACTGGCCAAAGTTGCTCACCTGGCCGGGTTCCAGATCGCCGTGCAGGACGATCGCCCCGAGTGGGCCAATGGCGAACTGTACCCCCAGGCCAGCCACGTTTTGGCGGAGCCGATCGAGGGGGCGATCGCTTCTCTGTCCACCCACCAAACCCTCTACGCCGCCCTGGTCACTCGCGGCTATATCTACGACCTCGAAGCCCTCCAGCATTTGCTCCAGCGGCCCATCCCCTGCCGCTACATCGGCATGATCGGCAGCGAAAAGCGGGTGAAGCAGGTCTACGGGGCGATCGCCCAAACCGGCCTGCCGACATCAAAACTCGCTACGGTCTACGGCCCCATCGGGCTAGACATTGGGGCGCTGACTCCAGAGGAAATTGCTGTCAGTATTGTGGCAGAGCTAATTATGGTGCAGCGGGGTGGCACGGGGCGATCGCTCTCTGAAAAGCTGCGGCGGGGCATGGGGGGCGGTTGA
- a CDS encoding carbohydrate ABC transporter permease, producing the protein MQGAKYPPLLQRIIQWPHWRNVGIYALLLAIALVMVFPLLWLLSTSFKGPTENLLATPPQLLPQQPTLANYRQVWQTNPFGQYFLNSTIVAVLTVAANLLLCSLAAYPLARLVFWGRDTLLALIVATIMIPFQVVMIPLYILAVNLGLRNTYLGLVLPYLASAFGIFLMRQAFQGVPKELEEAARMDGCSDLGIWWNVMLPATRPALVTLGIFVFIGTWGEFLWPLILLDRPERYTLPLGVARLAGSFSLDWRLIAAGSILSVLPAIAVFILLQRYIVPTETGSGVKG; encoded by the coding sequence ATGCAAGGCGCTAAGTATCCTCCACTCCTGCAAAGAATCATCCAGTGGCCCCACTGGCGCAATGTGGGTATCTATGCGCTGCTGCTGGCGATCGCCCTGGTGATGGTATTCCCCCTGCTGTGGCTGCTCAGCACCTCCTTCAAAGGGCCAACCGAAAACCTGCTGGCCACTCCGCCCCAGCTACTGCCCCAGCAGCCGACGTTGGCCAACTACCGCCAGGTGTGGCAGACCAACCCCTTTGGCCAGTACTTTCTCAACAGCACCATCGTGGCGGTGCTGACGGTGGCGGCCAACCTGCTGCTGTGCTCGCTGGCGGCCTACCCCCTGGCCCGACTGGTGTTTTGGGGCCGCGATACCCTGCTGGCGCTGATCGTGGCCACGATCATGATTCCGTTTCAGGTGGTGATGATTCCGCTGTACATTCTGGCGGTCAACCTGGGCCTGCGAAACACCTACCTGGGGCTGGTGCTGCCCTACCTGGCCTCGGCCTTCGGCATTTTTCTCATGCGCCAGGCGTTTCAGGGGGTGCCCAAGGAACTGGAGGAGGCCGCCCGCATGGATGGCTGCTCTGACCTGGGCATCTGGTGGAACGTGATGCTGCCCGCCACTCGCCCGGCCCTGGTGACGCTGGGCATCTTCGTGTTTATCGGCACCTGGGGCGAATTTCTCTGGCCGCTGATTTTGCTCGATCGCCCCGAGCGCTATACCCTGCCTCTGGGGGTGGCCCGGCTGGCGGGCAGCTTTTCGCTCGACTGGCGGCTGATTGCAGCGGGGTCAATTTTGTCGGTGCTACCTGCGATCGCGGTCTTCATTCTGCTACAGCGATACATCGTTCCTACCGAGACGGGCAGCGGCGTGAAGGGGTAA
- a CDS encoding Uma2 family endonuclease, with protein sequence MIAQPQVSRTYSPEEYLGLEVASEFRHEYIDGEIVPMTGGTPNHNRIIRNLCTALTIGLQVQDLEIFVADQRLWIPGAGLLRGDTLNPSHAEEFLGG encoded by the coding sequence ATGATTGCCCAGCCCCAGGTCTCCCGCACCTACTCACCAGAGGAATACCTCGGCTTAGAGGTCGCTTCTGAGTTTCGCCATGAATACATTGATGGAGAGATCGTGCCCATGACTGGCGGTACGCCCAATCACAATCGCATCATCCGCAATCTCTGCACGGCGCTAACCATCGGTTTGCAAGTCCAGGATTTGGAGATTTTCGTGGCCGATCAGCGCCTCTGGATTCCCGGCGCTGGTCTGTTAAGAGGAGATACATTGAACCCCTCTCATGCAGAGGAGTTCCTGGGTGGATAG
- a CDS encoding ArsR/SmtB family transcription factor, producing MAPPSSVLPASSLDDDCRLVRLSPETLQLVADFFKVLSESSRLQIVCALKTGQKNVTEIIEFTGLGQANVSKHLKILAQAGIVKRQQQGVCVYYQIASGFVFELCELVCDSLSVQIQQQSEQIAHLEAFRQG from the coding sequence ATGGCCCCTCCTTCCTCAGTTTTGCCAGCCTCTAGCCTCGATGATGACTGTCGGCTGGTGAGGCTGTCGCCGGAAACGCTACAGTTGGTGGCCGACTTTTTTAAGGTGTTGTCGGAGTCGAGTAGACTGCAAATTGTCTGCGCCCTCAAAACCGGGCAAAAAAACGTCACCGAAATCATTGAGTTCACTGGGCTGGGGCAGGCTAACGTATCCAAGCACCTGAAGATACTGGCTCAGGCGGGCATTGTAAAGCGCCAGCAGCAGGGCGTGTGCGTGTATTACCAGATTGCCAGCGGCTTTGTGTTCGAGCTGTGTGAGTTGGTGTGTGACTCGCTGTCGGTGCAAATTCAGCAGCAGTCTGAACAGATTGCCCACCTGGAGGCGTTTCGTCAGGGTTAG
- a CDS encoding DUF58 domain-containing protein, whose protein sequence is MAIVPTGRTYGLLLAGGVVATLLTNFVGAPNRLAVALLALLLFDGAVLAVMWWDGFRVKSRRASIRRDPLHRLSIGRDNPISLHGESSSPVRLRLFDNYPTEFGGTPMPLELSLSAQEPETIAYTVHPQQRGEYLWGDLQIQQRSPLGLAWADWTVPAAETVAIYPDLIGLNQLSVKLALQATGTLKQKRRMGVGTEFAELREYGTGDDLRFVDWKATARLSQPLVRVLEPEREQTLLILLDRGRLMTAQVQGLTRFDWGLNAALALALAGVSRGDRVGLGVFDRTLHTWIPPRGGRTDFQQMIERLTPIEPVLEESDYLAAATHAAQQQHRRSLVVIITDIVDETASAELLSALARLRPRHLPFCITLRDPAIDRQAHQPTAEVDAAYQRAVALDLLSQREAAFARLKRRGVLVLDAPAHQISDPLVESYLRIKSQGKL, encoded by the coding sequence ATGGCGATCGTTCCCACCGGGCGCACCTACGGACTGCTGCTGGCAGGAGGCGTTGTCGCCACCCTGCTGACCAACTTCGTCGGCGCGCCCAATCGCCTCGCCGTTGCCCTGCTGGCCCTGCTTCTGTTCGACGGGGCCGTTCTGGCGGTGATGTGGTGGGACGGATTCCGCGTCAAATCCCGCCGCGCCAGCATCAGGCGCGATCCCTTGCACCGACTCTCGATTGGACGCGACAACCCAATCTCGCTGCACGGTGAATCCTCCAGCCCGGTGCGCCTGCGCCTGTTCGACAATTACCCCACCGAGTTCGGCGGTACCCCCATGCCCCTAGAGCTTTCCCTCAGCGCTCAGGAGCCCGAAACCATTGCCTACACCGTTCATCCTCAGCAGCGGGGAGAGTACCTCTGGGGCGATCTGCAAATTCAGCAGCGCAGCCCCCTGGGCCTGGCCTGGGCCGACTGGACGGTGCCCGCCGCCGAAACCGTCGCCATTTACCCCGACCTGATCGGACTGAATCAACTCTCTGTAAAACTGGCGCTGCAAGCCACCGGCACCCTGAAGCAAAAGCGGCGCATGGGGGTGGGCACCGAGTTTGCCGAGCTGCGCGAGTATGGTACCGGCGACGACCTGCGGTTTGTAGACTGGAAGGCCACCGCCCGCCTCAGCCAGCCCCTGGTGCGGGTGCTGGAGCCCGAGCGCGAGCAGACCCTATTGATTCTTTTGGATCGCGGTCGACTGATGACGGCTCAGGTGCAGGGGCTGACCCGCTTCGACTGGGGCCTGAATGCGGCGCTGGCGCTGGCGCTGGCAGGGGTGAGCCGGGGCGATCGCGTCGGCCTGGGTGTATTCGATCGCACCCTCCACACCTGGATTCCCCCCCGGGGCGGTCGCACCGACTTTCAGCAGATGATCGAACGCCTCACCCCCATCGAGCCGGTGCTCGAAGAATCCGACTATCTGGCCGCCGCCACCCACGCCGCCCAGCAGCAGCACCGCCGCTCCCTGGTGGTAATCATTACCGACATTGTGGATGAGACCGCCAGCGCCGAACTGCTCTCGGCCCTGGCCCGGCTGCGCCCCCGCCACCTGCCTTTTTGCATTACCCTGCGCGATCCGGCGATCGATCGCCAGGCCCATCAGCCCACCGCCGAGGTCGATGCCGCCTACCAAAGGGCCGTTGCCCTAGACTTGCTCAGCCAGCGAGAAGCCGCCTTTGCCCGCCTGAAGCGGCGCGGCGTGCTGGTGCTCGATGCCCCGGCCCACCAGATCTCAGACCCGCTGGTGGAGAGCTACCTGCGCATCAAGAGCCAGGGCAAACTGTAA
- a CDS encoding uracil-DNA glycosylase — protein MADEQFSLFEAGAEPSGIDFDAIPTSAKVPIPTGIYPDLETLGTHCRGCLRCDLAETRTHVVVSRGSPTAPVLIIGEGPGQQEDEQGLPFVGKSGQLLEKILASVRFDTEKDVYICNIVKCRPPENRVPTADEVAACKGYLLEQIRMVDPKIILLTGATAVKGLLGIKSGISKIRGEWMEWEGRLCMPIFHPAYLLRNPSRDKGSPKWLMWQDIQAVRAKVNELAGS, from the coding sequence ATGGCCGACGAGCAGTTTAGTTTGTTTGAAGCAGGCGCAGAACCCAGCGGGATCGACTTCGATGCCATCCCCACCAGCGCCAAGGTGCCCATTCCCACCGGTATTTACCCCGACCTGGAGACCCTAGGCACCCACTGTCGGGGCTGTCTGCGCTGCGATCTGGCCGAGACCCGCACCCATGTGGTAGTCAGCCGGGGCAGCCCAACCGCTCCGGTTTTGATTATCGGAGAAGGCCCAGGGCAGCAGGAGGACGAGCAGGGACTCCCTTTTGTGGGCAAGTCGGGCCAGCTGCTCGAGAAGATTTTGGCCTCAGTGCGCTTCGATACCGAGAAGGACGTCTACATCTGCAACATTGTCAAATGCCGCCCACCGGAGAACCGCGTGCCCACCGCCGACGAAGTGGCGGCCTGCAAAGGCTACCTGCTGGAGCAAATTCGCATGGTTGACCCCAAAATTATTCTGCTGACCGGGGCAACGGCGGTCAAAGGGCTGTTGGGCATCAAGTCGGGCATCAGCAAAATTCGTGGCGAATGGATGGAGTGGGAGGGCCGCCTGTGCATGCCCATCTTTCACCCCGCCTACCTGCTGCGCAACCCCTCGCGTGATAAGGGCAGCCCCAAGTGGCTGATGTGGCAGGACATTCAGGCGGTGCGGGCCAAGGTAAACGAGCTGGCGGGTAGCTGA
- a CDS encoding phasin family protein, translating to MDTNNLLRQLLMIGVGTTSLVAERVKQVSEEWVREGKFNPEQARTLMDEVMAQLNEGNGALEDQFQRLFRNTLQDLGVPRQAEMDELRGRLDRLERQVRDLENRAWK from the coding sequence ATGGATACCAACAACCTTCTACGCCAGCTACTGATGATTGGCGTGGGTACCACGTCCCTGGTGGCCGAGCGGGTCAAGCAGGTGAGCGAAGAATGGGTGCGTGAGGGCAAGTTCAACCCCGAACAGGCGCGGACACTGATGGATGAGGTGATGGCCCAGCTCAACGAGGGCAATGGCGCACTCGAAGACCAGTTTCAGCGGCTGTTTCGCAATACTCTGCAAGACCTGGGCGTGCCCCGCCAGGCCGAAATGGATGAGCTGCGCGGTCGCCTCGATCGCCTGGAGCGGCAGGTCCGCGACCTGGAAAATCGGGCCTGGAAGTAA
- a CDS encoding pentapeptide repeat-containing protein: protein MTPATLIDLLNRYYQTGARDLHGLDLQGLNLAAIHLVDADLRRANLCRANLYQADLTHIDGYQITLARADLRSASLAHAVLREADLHKANCHRATLVEADLRESRLDRADLSHANLEGANLTQADLSHANLYWANLRYTNLTGANLSRANLSGAKFCQTIMPDGSRRDSECPVAQPSPLV from the coding sequence ATGACCCCCGCCACCCTGATAGACCTCCTCAACCGCTACTACCAGACGGGTGCCCGCGACCTGCACGGGCTGGACTTGCAGGGGCTGAATCTGGCGGCTATCCACCTGGTCGATGCCGACCTGCGCCGCGCGAACCTCTGTCGGGCCAACCTCTACCAGGCCGACCTCACCCACATCGATGGCTACCAGATCACCCTGGCCCGTGCAGACCTGCGCAGCGCCTCCCTGGCCCATGCCGTGCTGCGCGAGGCCGACCTGCACAAAGCCAACTGCCACCGCGCCACCCTAGTTGAGGCCGATCTGCGCGAGAGTCGGCTCGATCGCGCCGACCTCAGCCACGCCAATTTAGAAGGCGCTAACCTGACCCAGGCTGACCTGTCCCACGCCAACCTCTACTGGGCCAATTTGCGCTATACCAACCTGACGGGGGCCAACCTGAGCCGGGCCAACCTCAGCGGCGCTAAATTCTGCCAGACCATCATGCCTGACGGCAGCCGGCGCGATTCGGAATGTCCCGTGGCCCAGCCCTCTCCTCTGGTTTAG
- a CDS encoding type I restriction endonuclease subunit R, whose protein sequence is MVTLGITKAITNLAEAQARLGLAPSSDADFFTEWKASLPPLSEAEKARLNHLKQRYLHYADSGAITEGNVNLILLSPLLETLDFIDPPDEVRSEKYVRFEIEDGDTQLDGLIDALVIHDRLRLILIESKRYGFSVRQAIAQTLAYMAGVPTSPVFALITTGKDHLFVKCDRATAHYALSDKFTLTTARTMSYILSHKS, encoded by the coding sequence ATGGTCACCCTCGGTATCACGAAGGCGATTACCAATCTTGCCGAAGCCCAGGCCAGACTTGGCCTTGCACCCAGTTCGGATGCTGACTTTTTTACGGAATGGAAAGCGTCTTTGCCCCCCTTGAGCGAGGCCGAAAAAGCCCGCTTGAATCACCTCAAGCAGCGTTATCTCCACTACGCCGACAGCGGTGCCATTACCGAAGGCAACGTCAACTTGATTTTGCTGTCACCACTGTTAGAAACCCTGGACTTTATCGATCCGCCCGATGAGGTGCGGAGCGAAAAATACGTCCGGTTTGAAATTGAAGACGGTGACACTCAACTGGATGGACTGATCGATGCCCTGGTGATTCACGATCGCCTGCGGTTGATTTTGATTGAGAGCAAACGGTACGGTTTTAGTGTGCGGCAGGCGATCGCCCAAACCCTGGCCTACATGGCTGGAGTGCCGACATCCCCCGTGTTTGCCCTGATTACCACAGGAAAGGATCACCTGTTTGTGAAATGCGATCGCGCCACCGCTCACTATGCACTGTCAGACAAATTTACCCTCACCACTGCGAGGACAATGAGCTATATACTGTCGCACAAATCTTGA
- a CDS encoding Tab2/Atab2 family RNA-binding protein, with the protein MGTVWELDFYSRPVLDDNQKKLWEVLLCEGLVGTGADAERLFRYSKFLPSSEVNSISLKGAIEEAIAEATSQGIAPPSRIRYFRYQMQNMILRACEEAGIPARPSRRTVALQRWLRDRNQTVYPQMEGYNSAPSPSVAAPPPNPQPLPDALLGQKWAFVTLEAAAFADLPEWEIDFGESFPLDMANLNPDTPIPGLLIFSPRASALSAWMSGLELAYWRIEASKNPAIVLETGAADSWILAGLPNAGLLAEAQAFESAKAKANQVHFIGIQASPESDSFAGFWLLQELPLG; encoded by the coding sequence ATGGGCACCGTTTGGGAACTCGACTTTTACTCCCGGCCCGTGCTGGATGACAACCAAAAGAAGCTCTGGGAAGTGCTGCTGTGCGAAGGGCTGGTGGGTACGGGCGCAGATGCCGAGCGGCTGTTCCGCTACAGCAAGTTTCTGCCCAGCAGCGAGGTCAACTCGATTTCGTTGAAGGGGGCGATCGAAGAGGCGATCGCCGAGGCGACCAGCCAGGGCATTGCTCCCCCCAGCCGGATTCGCTACTTTCGCTACCAGATGCAAAATATGATTTTGCGGGCCTGCGAAGAGGCGGGTATTCCAGCCCGGCCCAGTCGGCGTACGGTGGCCCTGCAGCGGTGGCTGCGCGATCGCAACCAGACCGTCTACCCCCAGATGGAGGGCTATAACAGCGCCCCCTCCCCTTCGGTGGCGGCCCCGCCCCCGAATCCCCAGCCGCTGCCCGACGCCCTGTTGGGCCAAAAGTGGGCCTTTGTCACCCTGGAAGCCGCCGCCTTTGCCGATCTGCCCGAGTGGGAGATCGACTTTGGTGAGTCGTTCCCGCTGGATATGGCGAACCTGAACCCCGACACCCCAATTCCGGGACTGCTGATTTTTTCCCCGCGCGCCTCGGCCCTGTCCGCCTGGATGTCGGGTCTGGAGCTGGCCTACTGGCGGATTGAGGCCAGCAAAAACCCCGCGATCGTGCTGGAAACCGGGGCCGCTGACAGCTGGATTTTGGCGGGTTTACCTAACGCTGGCCTGCTGGCCGAAGCCCAGGCCTTCGAGTCCGCTAAAGCCAAGGCCAACCAGGTGCACTTCATCGGTATCCAGGCCAGCCCCGAGAGCGACTCCTTCGCCGGGTTTTGGCTGCTGCAAGAGCTGCCACTGGGGTAA
- a CDS encoding AAA family ATPase, with amino-acid sequence MTERQSDQQRDRQSDRQRELQGAIARIGTTLSGVVVGQEPLVQELLVALLAGGHVILEGVPGTGKTLLVRALARLIQADFGRIQLTPDILPSDISGTNVFDLTSRTFTLKKGPVFTQVLLADEINRTPPKTQSALLEAMEEQQVTLDGTSHALPDLFWVVATQNPLEFEGTYPLPEAQLDRFLFKLVVGYPAPAAEKQMLLNAQAGFEAKRLDIGQLKPIAAASHILAARQAVKAVPVQESILDYLLALAHKTRQHPDLELGTSPRSTVQWLAACKAHAWLHGQEFVTPDNVKAVALPLLRHRLMLGAEAQLDGLNCDRVIQSVLDSVAVPR; translated from the coding sequence ATGACTGAGCGCCAGAGTGATCAACAGCGTGACCGCCAGAGCGATCGCCAGAGGGAACTACAGGGGGCGATCGCCCGCATTGGCACCACCCTCAGCGGCGTAGTGGTGGGGCAAGAACCCCTGGTACAGGAGCTACTGGTGGCCCTGCTGGCGGGGGGGCACGTCATTCTCGAGGGGGTGCCCGGCACCGGCAAAACCCTGCTGGTACGCGCCCTGGCCCGGCTAATTCAGGCCGACTTTGGCCGTATTCAGCTCACCCCTGACATTCTGCCGTCGGATATTTCGGGTACCAATGTGTTTGACCTCACCAGCCGCACCTTCACCCTCAAGAAGGGGCCTGTCTTTACCCAGGTGCTGCTGGCCGACGAGATCAACCGCACTCCGCCCAAAACCCAGTCGGCTCTGCTGGAGGCGATGGAGGAACAGCAGGTGACGCTGGACGGCACCAGCCACGCCCTGCCCGACCTGTTTTGGGTCGTCGCTACCCAGAACCCGCTGGAGTTTGAGGGCACCTACCCCCTGCCCGAGGCCCAGCTCGATCGCTTTTTGTTCAAACTGGTGGTGGGCTACCCGGCCCCGGCGGCGGAGAAGCAGATGCTGCTCAACGCCCAGGCTGGGTTTGAGGCCAAACGCCTCGACATTGGCCAGCTCAAGCCGATCGCCGCCGCCAGCCACATCCTCGCCGCCCGTCAGGCGGTCAAGGCTGTGCCCGTGCAGGAATCGATTCTCGACTATCTGCTGGCCCTGGCTCACAAGACCCGCCAGCACCCGGATCTGGAACTGGGCACCTCGCCCCGTTCCACCGTGCAGTGGCTGGCCGCCTGCAAAGCCCACGCCTGGCTCCACGGCCAGGAGTTTGTCACCCCCGACAATGTGAAGGCCGTAGCCCTGCCCCTGCTGCGCCATCGGCTGATGCTGGGGGCTGAGGCTCAGCTGGATGGGTTGAACTGCGATCGCGTCATTCAGTCCGTGCTTGACAGCGTGGCGGTGCCTCGCTGA
- a CDS encoding DUF4350 domain-containing protein produces the protein MTRSLPLTRRPLLGGLLALALLLGLLVLGGPTASQLESGSTWHRGPAGYSAWYESLEQQGIAVQRWQRPIEALIEQLEGVEDATITLVQSSPAGAETLVAVLPDFVDRGRLPDLLPWMPAWVEAGHRLVILGVKTPVTAAPFSQTLTSEAGAVQIDTRRRYSQGATLGIDLEDAYGAVVWQQSFGAGPVTLVATPHLGANAYLNQPGNFALLTELVAGGRVWIDEYLHGYRDQGAIAADLGGDSWINYLARTPLVILFAQALALTLIALLAYNHRLGRRRSLATPSLDNSRAYIQALAGVLHKANSHDFVVQTVSQAERLQLQKALGLGSMPLPIEQVQRAWDERPDCPAIDLAALLRPPLPRTESQLRDWLKRVQSLHYPDDTTRDTTGDTSGHD, from the coding sequence GTGACGCGATCGCTGCCCTTGACCCGCCGCCCCCTGCTGGGGGGACTGCTGGCCCTAGCGCTGCTGCTGGGGTTGCTGGTGCTGGGAGGTCCCACCGCCAGCCAACTCGAAAGCGGGTCGACCTGGCACCGCGGCCCGGCGGGCTACAGCGCCTGGTACGAGTCCCTGGAGCAGCAGGGCATTGCGGTGCAGCGGTGGCAGCGCCCCATCGAGGCTCTGATCGAACAGCTGGAGGGGGTAGAGGATGCCACCATTACCCTGGTGCAGAGTTCTCCCGCTGGTGCAGAAACCCTGGTGGCGGTGCTGCCCGACTTTGTGGACAGGGGGAGATTGCCCGATCTGCTGCCCTGGATGCCCGCCTGGGTAGAGGCCGGCCACCGGCTGGTGATCCTGGGGGTCAAAACCCCGGTCACGGCGGCTCCTTTTTCTCAAACGCTAACCAGCGAGGCCGGGGCGGTGCAGATCGACACCCGCCGCCGCTACAGCCAGGGGGCCACCCTGGGAATCGATCTGGAAGATGCCTACGGGGCCGTTGTCTGGCAACAGTCCTTTGGTGCGGGGCCGGTGACGCTGGTGGCCACGCCCCACCTGGGGGCCAACGCCTACCTCAACCAGCCCGGCAACTTTGCGCTGCTGACGGAGCTGGTGGCCGGGGGGCGCGTGTGGATAGATGAATACCTGCACGGCTATCGAGACCAGGGGGCGATCGCAGCAGACCTCGGTGGCGACAGCTGGATCAACTACCTGGCCCGTACTCCCCTGGTGATTCTGTTTGCCCAGGCCCTGGCCCTCACCCTAATTGCCCTACTGGCCTACAACCATCGACTGGGGCGGCGGCGATCGCTGGCGACGCCTTCCCTGGACAACAGCCGCGCCTACATTCAGGCCCTAGCCGGGGTGCTGCACAAGGCGAACAGCCACGACTTCGTGGTGCAGACCGTCAGCCAGGCCGAGCGTCTTCAGCTGCAAAAAGCTCTAGGCCTGGGCTCCATGCCGCTGCCCATCGAGCAGGTGCAAAGGGCCTGGGATGAGCGGCCTGACTGTCCTGCGATCGATCTGGCCGCCCTCCTCCGCCCGCCTCTGCCCAGAACCGAAAGCCAGCTACGCGATTGGCTGAAGCGGGTACAATCCCTTCATTACCCCGACGATACCACCAGAGACACCACAGGAGACACCAGCGGGCATGACTGA